The sequence TATAAGGAGTAAACAAAACCCCTCAGATAATGAGACCACCAAATCAATAAAGTAATAGGAAGTTTATGGAGCAGATTCATATACCAGTCTGCACAATGAATTCCTACAAGCAATTTGATCAGGCCTCTAAGGACACAGAAAGGCAACAAATCTAATAACATATGACTCACATAAGCTTCATTTAAAAAAAGccaagaataaaaattattttctagtaTTTTCAAAAAAGTATTAGTGTAGGCCATAAAACGTTCAAGATCTTCAATGAACATTACCAATATCAAAATCTAATTTGACATAGAAGAGAGAAATGGTGAACAGATAAACTGGAGAAAAGAATTGAGCCCCTTTCCTGAGTGACAGTGTTAGGTAAGAACTGGTCTGAGGACACAGAGAGCATAAGAGAGTAATATATTTAGAAACTACATAAATCACTTTTGACAGGTGCTGTCCACATTGGTCAGCAGTCATGAAAAATAAACCTACAAGTGGAGGAGATATGATCTGAGTCAGATCACAAATAGGTGTGGAAATGGAGCATGTAACCTTAACATATTGGTCATGTGGTTGGTTGGCATTTATTGACACAAAGCAAGtaagctatctgcaccaaacaaccagtaaaaaagtaaaaataaaagtaaatttattaaaaagtacataaaaaataattttaaaacaaaacaaagtccaatttttgaattaaaagactttattaaataaagttaaaaagatggccctaaaaattttaaaacaaaactgaggtggacagtgtcaccattgccaatgacactgttcaATGTCAAGGATAAACCCATGGTAAAAATGTCTAAAACTGTACCATCACTCACGTTCATAACACAGAACGACAGCAAAATGTGGGCTACTGTGACTTGAGAATCAtacagaccacacactggtgcatcagtcccacataaaagaaaacaatgggttaaaactataaataatgctTAATCCAGCCAGGAAAACTTCCTTCTTTCAATCCTTATGAAAGTAAGACAGCCAAAGAGCAAGAGAAGGTTCAACCTAGAGACTCATTATCACAttgttcactccaagtcaactgtcaactggcacagagccaagccttgaatacaggactgtgGTTTATGTATGGGACAAGCACAGCCATGATAGCACCAAAGCATACAGACTTAGCTGAAATGTCAGCAAGTTAGTTCTTGCAAATACCGACATAGAATGGTATCCAGATAAGTTGGATAAAagaagatagagaaaaatgggccagtcagttttgaatatcaatgagaacagggCAAGAACTTATGtaaagtgattccagggccagtagagagctaagtgagttggtataaatagtacagttcatgtactgcacagcttctatgtgatccagggcaagagaagtAGCATAAAATTCAGCAGTGAAGACAGAAattgtagaggagattctgtTTGCAACCATCAAACAACAAAACACCacagcagagcccacagagtcacctgattttgaaccatccatatatatgagaatggaaggatggtttgaaataTGTTTCCCAAATAGAACGTgatacttccaatcgggagtgtttGCCTTCCTCAAGTGACTCAAAGAATGGTCACATTTgggaatggtaataagccatggtggaatttgctgaccagtggatacaacatTGTTGTCCAAGGACAGccccaatttatccaactgcattgagatacaaaggccaaaaggaacaatggaagACCATCTATTCTAAAAAAGAtaaacaaccccaggtgggatactGTGGaaaggatcgaagttttgaagcataaagacagttgcaaactgcAGAGGTGTAAAGGTTCacgagactcagtgtacaaactttGTACTGAAGAGGTGTGAAAGGCCCTGTCCACAGCCAAATATCCtgatgcagagatgccaactatttaaaatgactgagtgtaatgactgtagacagagcccgttatcatttgcggctactaggcctgaccaatgtctctaagctgtttattattatattataactattattatttattactgttatagactgctcatttatgactgtgttttgtgtatttaataaataaatttaaaaatattctcttgaaattatgtctttagttcagagtaacaaacatactggtaaaacaacattgaacatgcacaaacagtaagcagaaaatcctttgtgtaaggactagtttatataatgtttatgacacttattgtaatagttttggaGCTGTTGCAgactttgctttcatgagaatgtttctggatggttgggagttataacaccATTGTttatttgactgcatacacatcttgtgtgttataatactgcttaaaactgaggtgctcaagtttggtctgaactagcttttggttttaattactaaactaaatatcctttcactgtcagcattagaatggaagactaagaattccaagcataaccctacacagaatatCATACTTCtagttgccatttccatccttaactgtagacagctgaacccaaaacttgtcaacattcaactgaaggacagtttgaGAAAGTAttaatttgatagttcaaatattgcccttccaacttttCAATAGTGTCAtactcatgtgtattgacaaggacaggatacctgtctgtgaagaagtgtagagaagagaaatctttgctgactttcagttttggatcagcaacctctgcatgaatcagaagttcatcatttaaagggaaatgtttcatcatgtaatttgtagctgcaatatagtatttcttgactcTGGTgaagaagctgatcaggtccaggtccttttcacatttaacaatgtattccttgacAGCATTTCCAACAGAAACTgtctcatcagatttgtgtaaggattcattatTGTAATCAAATTCAGTGATGCTGCCTTCAAGATAGTCTGACTTGATGTATctgataagtatatttttaacttgtgtaatcagagttatATGCATAAtatgtatgcaaggttcttctctttgtaatatcaaattggcttgctcaaaaagaggaattgcagactaaagaaaaagacaaaataacaagttcattttgttgtccaagaaaactgttaacttatctaacttgctctgcacataacttttcttggttacttccttgctagctttgcTTTCtcctcttttttcattgattgtctcttctttagttcaagttcagactgcctaaacatatattgggttatatcaaatttttctttgtctgcttttggagacttttgtgtccctgtgtggctgaaagggtgtcttgactgttaaagtcttgctgcatgactgagctgcacatttagattcttttgaatctagttttcctttgcacagtgaaaatacttcttcaatggctttcacatgtccaatattctgttgaggcacccCAAGTGATAGCAATCTTGTGTTAAGTTGtagaattttttcttgtttctttgtcatacaatccttgaaactctttgaaatgttgctTTCTGCttgcacttttgtccagaaaatagtaaatatctatcaatatatcagaaactgggcagggcagttctctggaagctttctgggcagcaatatgaAGTAAATGCTATGCTGTTGTCTTGAGaggtgtcccatcacacctttacctataccagacagaactgaggcattgtctgaagaaaaactaagacagttttctcatagaattttcctctttgtcagtttgtggtccaaaagcttaaaaatattctctcccgttgaagcttctttcaaTTCCACCATTgacaaaagagaacaaacaatttttccaagcaaagggtcaagatatcatTACAACCACaagatacagttttgagtcatccatgtctgtggatccatctgtggctaaactgtaagcactgttagtaagtatgcttgaaatcatcttgtcatcttcacaacccaacatttgtacaatggctgtagttttggttctagcacagccatatttctttgctatatcagagtctgggaacatttttctgaatagatgtcctgtacaatcggctacagctaggtaaattatgagcaataaCAAATTGTGTGAAAATCACTTCtgaatttatggtttcatattctaaattcttactcataaatgtctttatctgcatcatttttgtcttcgcctcagccttttgttggtgagatgccgattttgtatgtctggaacaatcatttATCCCACCATGCGCCACAGACaaattgatgtgacaaactgtacagcacaaaacgcatgactgtcactgacttttgagaTTTATttgcatagaacatcaatctacTCCCCAAGAAGTGGAAAAGAGGACCACAGGAAGCAGAGACAGCAGTAGcacatgcaaacagttttagagtgagaaaaggtaaaaccattcGCTGTGGTCCACTTCTGTAAATTATTGATGACTGACACAACATGTGGCCTTCTGGCCTGCattttaaaagtgtgggatacatacaaaaggtatcccaggcatttgtttgagccttccatgtcatgtggcaggcaggattccatcacAGATGAGGATACTGGCCAAAATGTGTCAAGATTTTAGGAATATACTGAGCTGCTGCATGGACAATACAGTAAGTAACTGGCTATGGTTGATACCACCCAACCCATGTGCCTCAATGGAAGTTTGACTGGGCCAACTAGCCCTCTTTCACGGCTCTcttacaaaataataagaaaatgatcactggcTCACAAGTTAGTCAACCCTTGAAGACAAGCAAGAGAAAAATAAGGGGAAGTACATAGATagataaatagcagtaaaagactgacaaGGTGCTTGAAAAGAAGTATTGAAGTGCAGAAGGTTGTGATCCAATAGCACACTCTCTATGGAAGACCCCTTCCATCAATACCAGTGCCATGCTAAAGGACACTTTGTACACTAAAATCCTCCAGGACTAAAAAGAGAgatggtaactgctcaatgagagcatcaatgtCTTAATGATCACAGATCTCTTCAGGATCAGGTAGAAAGACAATGAATTCATAATAAGATAAAGGTACCCNNNNNNNNNNNNNNNNNNNNNNNNNNNNNNNNNNNNNNNNNNNNNNNNNNNNNNNNNNNNNNNNNNNNNNNNNNNNNNNNNNNNNNNNNNNNNNNNNNNNNNNNNNNNNNNNNNNNNNNNNNNNNNNNNNNNNNNNNNNNNNNNNNNNNNNNNNNNNNNNNNNNNNNNNNNNNNNNNNNNNNNNNNNNNNNNNNNNNNNNNNNNNNNNNNNNNNNNNNNNNNNNNNNNNNNNNNNNNNNNNNNNNNNNNNNNNNNNNNNNNNNNNNNNNNNNNNNNNNNNNNNNNNNNNNNNNNNNNNNNNNNNNNNNNNNNNNNNNNNNNNNNNNNNNNNNNNNNNNNNNNNNNNNNNNNNNNNNNNNNNNNNNNNNNNNNNNNNNNNNNNNNNNNNNNNNNNNNNNNNNNNNNNNNNNNNNNNNNNNNNNNNNNNNNNNNNNNNNNNNNNNNNNNNNNNNNNNNNNNNNNNNNNNNNNNNNNNNNNNNNNNNNNNNNNNNNNNNNNNNattaatttatttattttgtgtttgtaattcagtCATGTCCAGGTTTTAGGGCTTCTAGAGGGCCTAAgtgataaatgtataaataacaacAACCAGAAGAGTGGAAACACAGTACAAGTTGCAGGaaaagaaaagtaagaaaatgtaaaattagttaTCATAAAAGTGAATGGCCTAACAGTTGATATGTTAGtgaaattaacagtttgaaaagGAAATAATTTGCCTCGTGAAAGACTGTTTATACTAACTGAACCCACTCGTGCACTTTAGTTCAGGATACAACTGAGGTAACTCGTGATCGCATAAGTGAATTGCATGCACACATGCACACTACTGCAACAAGAACAGAGAAAATAGCTTAACTTGTCAACCGAATTCTAAAGCAACTGAATTGgcttaagtggacttttgacaagaaaaagatGTCTAAGATACCACCATAAACTTCAAATTCAAAGTGTACAGAATTTTTGTTTGTACGTTAacttatacatacacacatatagagGTACAAAATGATACATAAAGGCTTTATCAGCAATACAGTTTCACAACAGCTTAGAACACCATCACTTATCTACATTAAATGATTTACTGAATTTTGTTCAAAACCACACAAAGGATATATgctctagctgttcctaattttgttgtaacaaactaCAGGAAAAAACAATCACTCTTATAGCACCTCTCATACTCTCAAAATTCACAGCAATTTCCAATCTGCAGTAATTGGAAACAAAATGTGGAATCTCAGATTCACAGGCCAACATACTAAGCATGGGCCACACTCAGTCCCACAGTTTTTAAACCTTGCAACTTAAATAccatagaaataacaaaatacacacacattctgTACACAATTTCAAATGAATAGAAGTATTGTTATTGGGTCAATAATAAACAGTGATGATGTATGATCAGAAATGTAAGGATAAATTTGGTTAGATAAACTTAATGACAGTTTAGCCCAAGTTGCAACTTTCTATACTGGGGTCTTATCACAAAAGCTATGTACTTTTCTGACTCCAGACTGTACTACATTTTCTATTCCTTTTAAactaaaattcacaaaatattttctcttcagTTCCTTGGATTACTCaaacttaatttataattaatgtttcccAGGGTGTATCTCGATCACATAAAGATTAGGTACCTTTTTGACCGATTTTCTTGCAGGAATAATACGTTTTTATTAACCCTTTAGATTTTACCTCAGTAGATTACACTGAATATGCAAGTTTCCATACTACAACTTCTAAtgtgtatattcacaaaactgTTTAAGTTGTCTGTACACAAAGTGTTTCTCCACTGTATGGCTTAACATTACAAAAAATCGATAGTAACAATGTGGTTAATCCCAACAATCTTTTTAACATAATGTACTCAACCCTTTGCAAAACtagaagataaaatattcaacacaGGAAACATTCTTCCTGCTCCTTTCTGGATCTCTGGCTTTCAACACCATCTAAGACTTCAtgcaaaaattttatttctttgatttatataaaaaaaaaaacaagtaaataaacttACTTCAGAGAAACTACAGTAACTGCTTGTTCCCCTGGAATGTCTTGATACAATTCTTGTAAAGCCAGTTGAATTTCAACTGCTAAGTTCTTAAACTCAAGGCTATTTCTGTCAGCATACTCATTCTTATAGTCAATGTTGGTAAAAGTAAGCGCCATTCGGAAGtacactgaaattattttttatcatcctGAAGCTTTAACACTGAATTGTTATATCTTATACAAACATTaagtaaacaattaaacttaaacaggtggaagaaaaaaataaaatgacaatgGATCTAGTGAAACAaagttacaataacaaaaaagttattaaaattctaaacatttaaTTGGTTCTCTTGTAAAATGTGAATAAGCAACAGAATTTTAATAAATGCATCATATTTTATGAGCAAAACTTACACTACAGTAGATGTTAAggtacagaaaaacaaataaaataaaatacaaaaatgttttagtttcaaACAGACATCTAACATTATGTGAACTGTAAAGAAAATAGAAGAACCTAACAGTAATACAGAAGAAATGCTTTTTTACTATAGGAGGAAAAATATATGCTCCTTAGGTTGGCAGACACTCATAATTAACTTCTAAAAATCACTTaacacagaacaacatttcatgGTTAAAAACTACCAATGTAatccttatttttaaaatacaggtCAAAGGCAGGcccctttttttttcagtttgacttacaataaaagtttgtttagaaaTGCACCTTCAATGATGacatttaacaaataatattcagCATATTTGAAGAAATAGTTTTCCCACTTGAAccatattaataaattttgataacatatCAATTTCACAGTACCAATTTTGAGAGCCTTTAGCAAGATGCctcaattaattaaaattcttaCTAGCtatgataaattacaaatattatcacAAAGAATCAGTATGATTAAAGCCTTTAGTTTCTTTGTACTGAATTCTGAAGATTTAGAAAAAAAGACACTGAAGAGTTTaagttattttgtgaaaataaattcaATGTTTACTTCTCTCAGATATCAATGTGTAGGAACAGCCTTGAAAGAACATGTGATCCATTGTTTTTAGGATACATTACAAAAAGCAGGTGAAGGTAAATAATAGGCCTTTAACAATAAGATATTAGTGAAATATTGGGATGAAAAGAATATCATGAGGACAGGTTAAGGtctgcaaaattatttttctggaaAAAAGTTAGAGGGCatataacttttaacattaaGAGAATGAATAGTTCTGATGTGTTTTTTGTAATCAATGGAGAAATTAAAAAATGGTAAGACTAAGAAATATCAATTTAAATTTTGACAGAGTAGGTCATCTTCAGCACTAGGTGAATACAGTACATTAATGGtagtttaaagttttaacaaACTTGAATGATAAGGGCCAGCTGAAGTTCATTTTTGAAGTATATATTAGTGGATCAGATACAATAAATAGACCAGCTGGTCCCTTGTTGTctttaaaacttgatttttatccatgttattattttatttttatttttaaatggtcAGCAATgtacacaaacaatattttatataaattacccAATATGAAGATTGTTGGTAAacttaaaatgtatgaaaaacaaaaagcaacaaaattataaacttgaGATATGAACTTATGGGAAGGGTTCATCTACACTTTTAAGAAGAGTCTTTATGGAAAAAGTGAAGGAGTTATGAATAATAATTGATTAAAGCTTGGGTTTTAAGTCTTGttcaaatttaatgaaaataactaacaaaacaaataaaatgccCATGAATGTTCAACTGGAAAGAAGAGTGTTGTTTCTTTGTATAAAGCAGTGATGGATCTCCCTTaagtaaagaattaaaaatattattttgtttagccTGGGTTGATTGACCTTACTAACTGTGCAGCTTGATAGTGTGACCTAAGCTGGTTGAACAAGGATATTCCTTTGTTTACCCATACATCTGCTCCATAAATAATGTGATCAAGTTATTAGTCTGTTCCAGTTACTTTTAGTGAAACATCTGGTGAAAGTACAGAGCATGTTAACTTTCCTCTCCTTATTTAACCACACTCGCCAATTTTACAGAACCTGTACAAGTATTTCCCTATTGGTTggataaaactaaattaactaaGATTATTTTAGAATGCCCAAGACACTTTAAAGTTCACAAATTTAGAGATAAAAACAATTCACTACTACaaagttatttaaagttattcAATTGTAATATGCAATAATACTGGTAATTTATTATCTCACCAGGTGTATCTCCATCACCACTTCCTATATGCAAGTGTTCACTATCTGAATCTAGCACTTCTCCAGCTCCAGATGGTTGACCTTGGATATCCGAATCTTCATCATCATTATCATACTCAAAAAAACCCAGAAATCGCTTCTCACGTTTCTTAGATTGTACATGAGGTTTATTAAGTGGATCTACTGGATCAGAGGTTTTGATTGTGTTTAAAGTATCTTCAAAAGTGAGGTCATTGTCCaactaaaaagaaacataattaatgtaccttgtaaagtaatttaactttggtatattaaaataaagtgccaATTTATGCATTGATTTGcaaatgaaaataatgtgaaacaaaatgcactttatcaaacaaaaaa comes from Tachypleus tridentatus isolate NWPU-2018 chromosome 12, ASM421037v1, whole genome shotgun sequence and encodes:
- the LOC143235605 gene encoding uncharacterized protein LOC143235605, which produces MLQKPQTADRWSRNLPSILTWCLCFLLFVSLADGIELDNDLTFEDTLNTIKTSDPVDPLNKPHVQSKKREKRFLGFFEYDNDDEDSDIQGQPSGAGEVLDSDSEHLHIGSGDGDTPVYFRMALTFTNIDYKNEYADRNSLEFKNLAVEIQLALQELYQDIPGEQAVTVVSLKMLFLRTPHILIVELGSYYHTWFPVTELVTEAFFYRV